A part of Streptomyces sp. NBC_01235 genomic DNA contains:
- the tpg gene encoding telomere-protecting terminal protein Tpg, with the protein MGEIVKGLERALLTRPVPTRDAAVRFLLRAEKGSTMNVAVLLGISQRTVQRWVTTRPGMRRRPSAVHAGLIDEAVRARWQPLVRARRRARAEADGFVFHTRARFGFAAPAGSSDDPRVRLITQYLSGEVARELFAARDAGGGEQQQLVILARALGHAYFRDGGRRAHGLGIAFTDVEFADFSID; encoded by the coding sequence ATGGGTGAGATCGTCAAAGGGCTCGAGCGGGCGTTGCTGACCCGTCCCGTGCCTACGCGGGATGCCGCTGTGCGTTTCCTGCTCAGGGCGGAGAAGGGCTCCACGATGAACGTGGCTGTCCTCCTGGGGATCTCCCAGCGCACGGTCCAGAGGTGGGTCACCACCCGGCCGGGAATGCGCCGCCGTCCCAGTGCCGTGCATGCGGGGTTGATCGATGAGGCTGTCAGAGCACGGTGGCAGCCCCTGGTGCGCGCCCGCCGGCGGGCCCGGGCCGAGGCCGACGGGTTCGTCTTCCACACCAGGGCGCGGTTCGGATTCGCCGCTCCGGCAGGCTCGTCGGACGATCCACGAGTACGGCTGATCACCCAGTACTTATCAGGAGAAGTGGCCCGCGAGCTGTTCGCCGCCCGGGATGCCGGCGGGGGCGAGCAGCAGCAGCTGGTGATCCTCGCCCGGGCTTTGGGGCATGCCTATTTCCGGGACGGAGGCCGACGTGCTCACGGTCTCGGGATCGCCTTCACCGACGTGGAGTTCGCCGATTTCTCCATCGACTGA
- the tap gene encoding telomere-associated protein Tap, which translates to MSELFDAVDALIASRSPLPPPAERRRLRQAHGLTLDEVAAALQVRRATVGGWEAGKTEPRPPERDAYARMLKQLAQLYPANAPVPSEDTAAPETPAPPAAPAPTGAEPAKARTEPTAPIQEPASENTALRPATVPHPGATTRLTSRRSPARKAAPAGTPAGGADARFENGPLAVVDVEDGQVLAYCVGGLVLDVPAKSIAALVEWMLSEGRLGQPKLSGPGKDADPLLVLTDAALERYGLPVTLTKEERLAGRIPEGHKVIKQLTRADWQLTKRGFGPWARIYRPAQGSERSCVQLCIPSWDALDTRHWADTGQLPPADLARLLGTYAARVMTPRGSTAVTGLELMTALHPPTRASEPDATGKRHSEHNPGSLGKDPVDCAPCEAPDGHPLVADLPRFHHRTPAEVLVEEAYDWARPLTDAECLRPHLVGIDVNMAFAAGANGLTVGLGAPTHVKNPVFDPKLPGSWLVDLSHVDLSRVKVAKDKWAQLDAGLLPSPFTPKGERPEGPAWYATPTVAYAVELGYEVRPVEAWVRYDNGRYLDGWYNRLRDAYLATMADLGVHAGLSPADFLAAMDGYRQRDPQLAIVVSAVKATVKGGIGKLRERPRGEGWKPGQPWRALARPTWRPDIRAAVISRTRINMHRKIVKHAAFTGQYPVAVLSDCAVYASDGPSPLDFLPYRDGKPLPGGFKLGVNPGLVKWEGTQSVLWGEGVRERFDAPDLNLARYIKDGTVTDQDTGE; encoded by the coding sequence ATGTCCGAGCTGTTCGACGCGGTCGACGCGCTCATCGCGTCCCGTTCCCCGCTGCCGCCCCCGGCGGAGCGCAGGCGGCTGCGCCAGGCGCACGGCCTGACGCTGGACGAGGTGGCCGCCGCACTACAGGTGCGGCGCGCGACGGTCGGCGGCTGGGAGGCCGGTAAGACCGAGCCTCGGCCGCCGGAGCGCGACGCCTATGCCCGCATGCTCAAGCAGCTCGCCCAGCTCTACCCCGCCAACGCCCCGGTGCCCTCTGAGGACACGGCGGCCCCCGAGACGCCTGCCCCCCCAGCCGCTCCTGCGCCAACGGGAGCTGAACCGGCCAAAGCCCGCACCGAACCCACAGCACCGATCCAGGAGCCAGCTTCTGAGAACACCGCGCTGCGCCCTGCCACTGTGCCGCATCCGGGGGCCACGACCAGGCTGACGTCGCGTCGGTCGCCCGCGCGGAAGGCCGCCCCGGCTGGCACCCCAGCCGGTGGTGCCGATGCGCGGTTCGAGAACGGGCCGCTCGCGGTCGTCGACGTCGAAGACGGTCAGGTGCTGGCGTACTGCGTCGGCGGCCTGGTACTTGACGTACCGGCGAAGTCGATTGCGGCCCTGGTGGAGTGGATGCTGAGCGAGGGGCGGCTCGGTCAGCCGAAGCTGTCCGGGCCAGGCAAGGACGCCGACCCGCTGCTCGTGCTGACCGACGCCGCGCTGGAGCGCTACGGCCTGCCCGTCACGCTCACCAAGGAGGAGCGCCTGGCCGGCCGGATCCCGGAGGGCCACAAGGTCATCAAGCAGCTGACGCGCGCCGACTGGCAGCTGACCAAGCGCGGGTTTGGGCCGTGGGCGAGGATCTACCGCCCCGCGCAGGGCTCGGAACGCTCCTGCGTGCAGTTGTGCATCCCGTCGTGGGACGCGCTCGACACCCGGCACTGGGCCGACACAGGGCAGTTGCCGCCGGCGGACCTGGCCCGGCTGCTGGGCACGTATGCGGCCCGCGTGATGACGCCGCGCGGATCGACCGCCGTGACCGGCCTGGAGCTGATGACTGCCCTGCACCCGCCGACCCGTGCCTCCGAACCGGACGCAACGGGCAAGCGGCACTCCGAGCACAACCCCGGCTCTCTGGGCAAGGATCCGGTGGACTGCGCACCGTGCGAGGCCCCCGACGGGCACCCGCTGGTCGCAGACCTGCCGCGCTTCCACCACCGCACCCCGGCTGAAGTCTTGGTGGAGGAGGCGTACGACTGGGCGCGCCCGCTCACCGACGCCGAATGCCTTCGCCCTCACCTGGTGGGCATCGACGTGAACATGGCCTTCGCCGCTGGCGCGAACGGCCTCACGGTCGGCCTTGGGGCGCCGACGCACGTCAAGAACCCCGTCTTCGATCCGAAACTGCCCGGTTCCTGGCTGGTCGACCTGAGCCACGTCGACCTGTCCCGCGTGAAGGTGGCCAAGGACAAATGGGCGCAGCTGGACGCCGGGCTGCTGCCCAGTCCGTTCACGCCGAAGGGCGAGCGCCCGGAAGGGCCGGCCTGGTACGCCACGCCCACCGTCGCGTACGCGGTCGAACTGGGCTACGAGGTGCGCCCGGTCGAGGCGTGGGTGCGCTACGACAACGGGCGTTACCTGGACGGCTGGTACAACCGGCTGCGCGACGCGTACCTCGCCACGATGGCCGACCTCGGCGTGCACGCGGGCCTGTCGCCGGCCGACTTCCTCGCGGCGATGGACGGCTACCGGCAGCGTGACCCCCAACTGGCGATCGTGGTGTCCGCGGTCAAGGCGACGGTGAAGGGGGGCATCGGCAAGCTGCGTGAGCGTCCGCGCGGGGAGGGTTGGAAGCCCGGGCAGCCGTGGCGGGCCCTTGCCCGGCCGACGTGGCGTCCGGACATCCGCGCCGCCGTCATCTCCCGCACGCGGATCAACATGCACCGCAAGATCGTCAAGCACGCGGCGTTCACCGGGCAGTACCCGGTCGCGGTCCTCTCGGACTGCGCCGTCTACGCCTCCGACGGGCCGTCGCCGCTGGACTTCCTGCCCTACCGGGACGGCAAGCCCCTGCCCGGCGGCTTCAAGCTCGGCGTGAACCCCGGCCTCGTCAAGTGGGAGGGCACGCAGAGCGTGCTGTGGGGCGAGGGCGTTCGCGAGCGGTTCGACGCCCCGGACCTCAACCTCGCGCGGTACATCAAGGACGGCACCGTCACCGACCAGGACACCGGGGAGTAG
- the tpg gene encoding telomere-protecting terminal protein Tpg — protein MSLFGNGLDAAVHKAFTRPAPKSAPAQMRYLVKQLKSTKAVAQMLRISQRTVERYVKNQIKKPRPDLAARLEREVKKRWQPQIRAQARQKAATTGGIVIDTRARIGYTAPIGTTDEDRLRHLTVALPPRYAARLFDAQEAGATDRQLQRIAAEALKEMYFQDNGRRAGQLEEVRFTDIEHLEFDL, from the coding sequence ATGAGCCTGTTCGGCAACGGCCTGGACGCCGCAGTGCACAAGGCGTTCACCCGCCCAGCGCCCAAGAGCGCGCCCGCGCAGATGCGGTACCTGGTCAAGCAGCTCAAGAGCACCAAGGCGGTCGCCCAGATGCTGCGGATCTCGCAGCGCACGGTCGAGCGGTACGTGAAGAACCAGATCAAGAAGCCCCGCCCGGACCTCGCAGCCCGCCTGGAGCGGGAGGTGAAGAAGCGGTGGCAGCCGCAGATCCGCGCCCAGGCGCGGCAAAAGGCGGCGACCACCGGCGGCATCGTCATTGACACCCGCGCCCGCATCGGCTACACCGCACCAATCGGCACGACGGACGAGGACCGCCTTCGACACCTGACCGTCGCGCTGCCGCCCCGCTACGCCGCCCGCCTCTTCGACGCCCAGGAGGCCGGCGCCACCGACCGGCAGCTCCAGCGGATCGCCGCCGAAGCACTCAAGGAGATGTACTTCCAGGACAACGGCCGCCGCGCCGGCCAGCTGGAGGAGGTCCGCTTCACGGACATCGAGCACCTCGAGTTCGACCTGTAG